A single genomic interval of Vigna radiata var. radiata cultivar VC1973A unplaced genomic scaffold, Vradiata_ver6 scaffold_393, whole genome shotgun sequence harbors:
- the LOC106780523 gene encoding B-box zinc finger protein 18 — translation MRTLCDVCESAAAILFCAADEAALCSACDQKIHMCNKLASRHIRVGLADPTDVPRCDICENAPAFFYCEVDGSSLCLQCDMIVHVGGKRTHERYLLLRQRVEFPGDKPAQMEELGLQPLDQNEFRRDENQFLKLKSRDSQQNHSILPVPRQENNIDGHRKLDKKLIDLNTRPLRLNGPAPNNQEQGMDIIRGSNHELASVPPVESYIQGAEK, via the exons ATGCGAACCCTTTGCGACGTATGCGAGAGCGCCGCTGCCATTCTCTTCTGCGCCGCCGATGAGGCTGCTCTCTGCTCTGCTTGTGACCAAAAG ATCCATATGTGTAATAAACTTGCTAGCAGACACATTCGGGTTGGTCTTGCTGACCCCACTGATGTTCCACGCTGTGACATATGTGAAAATGCACCTG CTTTCTTTTACTGTGAGGTAGATGGTAGTTCGCTGTGTCTGCAATGCGATATGATTGTGCATGTTGGTGGTAAAAGAACTCATGAAAGATATCTTCTATTGAGGCAGAGAGTTGAG TTTCCAGGTGATAAACCTGCCCAAATGGAAGAACTAGGGCTGCAACCACTGGATCAGAATGAATTTAGGAGGGATGAAAATCAGTTTCTCAAGCTAAAATCAAGAGATAGTCAGCAGAATCACAGCATCTTGCCCGTTCCAAGACAAGAAAATAATATCGATGGTCATAGAAAATTGGATAAAAAGTTAATTGATCTGAACACCAGGCCATTGCGATTAAATGGACCAGCACCAAACAACCAG GAACAAGGTATGGATATTATAAGAGGCAGTAATCATGAACTTGCAAGTGTGCCACCAGTTGAATCCTACATACAAGGGGCTGAGAAGTAA
- the LOC106780527 gene encoding uncharacterized protein LOC106780527 isoform X1 — protein MASSLGNRVGSVRNCPSLRFPLNFMRALSTSSSTFSTSSSISSAQSPKKSKRRKKKNLFEVAQFLPNWGIGCHMAKSHWNEVSYEITKLNLYKDGRHGKAWGIAHKNGCSVKHNVPKIKCLPLADAPKKISGVHKRCWKYLSDVVKTSDSSTNLTNPTDSGLKLETEAS, from the exons ATGGCAAGTTCTTTGGGTAACAGAGTTGGATCTGTTCGAAACTGTCCTTCGCTAAGGTTTCCGCTCAACTTCATGAGAGCCTTGAGCACTTCATCTTCTACTTTTTCTACTTCCTCTTCTATTTCTTCTGCTCAGAGCCCTAAGAAATCGAAgcgaagaaagaaaaagaacttGTTCGAGGTGGCTCAGTTTTTACCTAACTGGGGAATTGGCTGCCACATGGCCAAGAGTCACTGGAACGAAGTTTCTTACGAGATCACTAAACTCAATCTGTACAAG GATGGAAGGCATGGAAAAGCATGGGGAATTGCTCATAAAAATG GATGTTCTGTGAAGCATAATGTACCTAAAATAAAGT GCTTGCCATTAGCAGATGCTCCAAAAAAAATTAGTGGAGTTCACAAACGATGTTGGAAGTACCTATCTGATGTAGTAAAAACATCAGACAGCTCAACAAATTTAACGAATCCAACAGACAGTGGCTTAAAACTTGAAACTGAAGCAAGTTGA
- the LOC106780527 gene encoding uncharacterized protein LOC106780527 isoform X2, with translation MASSLGNRVGSVRNCPSLRFPLNFMRALSTSSSTFSTSSSISSAQSPKKSKRRKKKNLFEVAQFLPNWGIGCHMAKSHWNEVSYEITKLNLYKDGRHGKAWGIAHKNGLPLADAPKKISGVHKRCWKYLSDVVKTSDSSTNLTNPTDSGLKLETEAS, from the exons ATGGCAAGTTCTTTGGGTAACAGAGTTGGATCTGTTCGAAACTGTCCTTCGCTAAGGTTTCCGCTCAACTTCATGAGAGCCTTGAGCACTTCATCTTCTACTTTTTCTACTTCCTCTTCTATTTCTTCTGCTCAGAGCCCTAAGAAATCGAAgcgaagaaagaaaaagaacttGTTCGAGGTGGCTCAGTTTTTACCTAACTGGGGAATTGGCTGCCACATGGCCAAGAGTCACTGGAACGAAGTTTCTTACGAGATCACTAAACTCAATCTGTACAAG GATGGAAGGCATGGAAAAGCATGGGGAATTGCTCATAAAAATG GCTTGCCATTAGCAGATGCTCCAAAAAAAATTAGTGGAGTTCACAAACGATGTTGGAAGTACCTATCTGATGTAGTAAAAACATCAGACAGCTCAACAAATTTAACGAATCCAACAGACAGTGGCTTAAAACTTGAAACTGAAGCAAGTTGA